A window of the Rhizobium sp. ACO-34A genome harbors these coding sequences:
- a CDS encoding plasmid partitioning protein RepA → MAMPSDPAIGEKASSLRPADETIAEDAQALSLQLQAMRDRLFAPTSQKTLRSFSSGEAARLVGVSDGYLRQLSLAGEGPQPEVSAGGRRSYSLSDIDALRHYLAEQALAKGNKAKARSYVKWRDPERGEHLQVISVTNFKGGSGKTTSSVHLAQHLAMTGHRVLAIDLDPQASLSALFGYQPELDLAGNDTIYGAIRYDDERRSLKDIIRKTYFHNLDLVPGNLELQEFEHATPRVLSTRRPGDATSLFFTRVQAALDDVADNYDVVIIDCPPQLGYLTLSALCASTSVIVTVHPQMLDVASMSQFLFMTADLLGVVREAGGQLNFDFLRYLVTRFEPHDAPQAQIVGFLRSLFGNRVLTASMLKSTAVSDAGLTKQTLYEVGRENFSRGTYDRAMESLDAVNSEIEQLVHTAWRR, encoded by the coding sequence ATGGCCATGCCGTCAGACCCCGCTATTGGAGAAAAGGCGTCCAGCCTGCGTCCGGCCGATGAGACCATCGCCGAGGACGCGCAGGCGCTTTCGCTTCAGTTGCAGGCGATGCGCGACCGGCTGTTCGCGCCGACATCGCAGAAGACGCTGCGCAGCTTCTCTTCGGGAGAGGCAGCAAGGCTCGTCGGCGTGTCCGATGGTTATCTGCGCCAGCTTTCACTGGCAGGGGAGGGCCCCCAGCCCGAGGTGAGCGCCGGCGGCCGTCGTTCCTATTCGCTCTCCGATATCGATGCGCTGCGCCACTATCTGGCGGAGCAGGCGCTGGCCAAGGGCAACAAGGCCAAGGCGCGCTCCTATGTCAAATGGCGCGACCCGGAACGGGGCGAACACCTGCAGGTGATCTCGGTCACCAACTTCAAGGGCGGCTCCGGCAAGACCACCTCGTCGGTGCATCTCGCCCAGCATCTGGCGATGACCGGCCATCGCGTCCTTGCCATCGACCTCGACCCGCAGGCCTCGCTTTCGGCGCTGTTCGGCTATCAGCCGGAACTCGACCTTGCCGGCAACGACACGATCTACGGCGCGATCCGCTATGACGACGAGCGGCGCTCGCTGAAGGACATCATCCGCAAGACCTATTTCCACAATCTCGATCTGGTGCCGGGCAATCTCGAACTGCAGGAGTTCGAGCATGCGACGCCGCGGGTGCTTTCCACGCGCCGGCCGGGTGATGCGACCTCGCTGTTCTTCACCCGCGTTCAGGCGGCACTTGACGACGTGGCGGACAATTACGACGTCGTCATCATCGACTGCCCGCCGCAGCTCGGCTACCTGACGCTGTCGGCGCTCTGTGCCTCGACCTCGGTCATCGTCACCGTGCATCCGCAGATGCTCGATGTCGCCTCGATGAGCCAGTTCCTGTTCATGACCGCCGACCTGCTCGGCGTCGTGCGCGAGGCGGGGGGGCAGCTGAACTTCGACTTCCTGCGTTACCTCGTCACCCGTTTCGAGCCGCATGATGCGCCGCAGGCGCAGATCGTCGGCTTCCTGCGGTCCCTTTTCGGCAATCGCGTGCTGACCGCCTCGATGCTGAAATCGACCGCAGTGTCGGATGCCGGCCTCACCAAGCAGACGCTCTACGAAGTCGGCCGCGAGAACTTCTCCCGCGGCACCTATGACCGGGCGATGGAATCGCTCGATGCAGTGAACAGTGAAATCGAGCAGTTGGTGCATACGGCATGGAGACGATGA
- a CDS encoding plasmid partitioning protein RepB has translation MAGRDRKNSLKALFGGDMLPAAETEHRAPETKSVPGDTPATAATSQPAQESHSPTAPASAGHSSIHPGRTSSGAVRTMGLTLSSISREMEEARALREALENGERILALDPAKIEVSFVSDRLSEEDRDDPDFLQLVESMREAGQQVPILVRPHGETPDRYQVAYGHRRLKAARRLGLPVRAIVRTLSDDELVLAQGKENAERRNLSFIERAVFARSLEDRGFDRKLICEALAVQKSELSRLLQVADAVPVRFIRAIGPAPKAGRERWMALGEIFLNGNGAEIEKADDEATSERFRAADSDTRFQMLFDRALPVRLRKGAKAAPLELKAPDGRVFARVDRQGRAVKIDFAKDVAPAFIERMMARLNEDYAAFVAAEAAGESEA, from the coding sequence ATGGCGGGACGGGATCGCAAGAACTCTCTGAAGGCCCTGTTCGGCGGCGACATGCTGCCGGCGGCAGAGACCGAGCATCGGGCGCCCGAAACGAAATCCGTTCCCGGCGACACTCCGGCAACCGCTGCCACGAGCCAGCCGGCGCAGGAGAGCCATTCCCCGACAGCCCCGGCTTCGGCCGGACATTCCAGTATCCATCCCGGACGCACCTCATCGGGCGCGGTGCGCACCATGGGGCTGACGCTGTCATCGATCAGCCGCGAGATGGAAGAAGCGCGCGCGCTTCGCGAGGCGCTGGAAAACGGCGAGCGCATCCTGGCGCTCGATCCGGCCAAGATCGAGGTGTCCTTCGTCAGCGACCGCCTGAGCGAGGAAGACCGGGACGACCCGGATTTCCTCCAGCTGGTGGAAAGCATGCGCGAGGCGGGACAGCAGGTTCCCATCCTGGTGCGCCCGCATGGCGAAACGCCGGACCGTTACCAGGTGGCCTATGGTCACCGTCGCCTGAAGGCCGCACGTCGGCTCGGGCTTCCGGTCCGCGCCATCGTCCGCACGCTGAGCGATGACGAACTGGTTCTCGCGCAGGGCAAGGAAAATGCCGAGCGGCGCAATCTGAGCTTCATCGAGCGCGCGGTCTTTGCCCGTTCGCTTGAGGATCGCGGCTTCGACCGCAAGCTGATCTGCGAGGCGCTGGCGGTGCAGAAGAGCGAGCTTTCGCGATTGCTGCAGGTGGCCGATGCCGTTCCGGTGCGGTTCATCCGCGCCATCGGTCCAGCGCCGAAGGCAGGGCGCGAACGCTGGATGGCGCTTGGCGAGATCTTTCTGAACGGCAACGGCGCCGAGATCGAAAAGGCGGATGACGAGGCCACTTCGGAGCGTTTCCGTGCGGCAGACAGCGACACGCGTTTTCAGATGCTGTTCGACAGGGCCTTGCCCGTGCGGCTGCGCAAGGGCGCGAAGGCAGCACCGCTGGAACTGAAAGCACCCGATGGCCGCGTCTTTGCCCGCGTCGACCGGCAGGGCAGGGCGGTGAAGATCGATTTTGCCAAGGATGTCGCGCCCGCTTTCATCGAGCGGATGATGGCCAGGCTGAACGAGGATTATGCGGCTTTTGTCGCGGCGGAAGCCGCTGGCGAAAGCGAGGCGTAA